Proteins encoded within one genomic window of Humulus lupulus chromosome 1, drHumLupu1.1, whole genome shotgun sequence:
- the LOC133809553 gene encoding uncharacterized acetyltransferase At3g50280-like translates to MKTRRIELTQSDLTLIPLDYIQKGLLFPKPQDQAQPFSQWLERLNTAFYKALDIFFPLAGRLVMIQNDDVQLTKSFFIDCNDAGGASVDHVTFDGVTVADILDPVYIPEDVVYSFFPLNSALNYEGVSKPLLAAQVTELVDAVFIALSANHSVADGTVFWLFFNTWSRISRDNGVVLDPPHLVFDRDQFFEGVSGTDLPLRIPFNPDDIETPSSTPITLKQRMLHFSKESIAKLKAKANAEIVDLPTMANVNISSLQAVMAHLWVSITRNRRHLKPEQNVYYIVIVGLRQRTDPPLAEAYFGNAVLIGTVETTAEKLLEKNGLGWAALQINTMVASQTSEKAREYLKDWAESPKEVKIQKESGVQLGTGSSPRFDVYGNDFGWGRPLTVRSGPGNKFDGKLTVFPGATEQGSIDFEVCLRSETLESMAYDEEFLETLTI, encoded by the coding sequence ATGAAAACTCGAAGAATTGAATTGACTCAGTCTGATCTTACACTCATTCCATTGGATTACATCCAAAAGGGTCTTCTCTTCCCAAAACCTCAAGATCAAGCTCAACCCTTCTCTCAATGGCTAGAACGCTTGAACACCGCTTTCTACAAAGCACTTGACATTTTCTTTCCTCTGGCGGGTCGCCTAGTCATGATCCAAAACGACGACGTTCAGCTCACCAAATCTTTCTTCATAGACTGCAACGACGCCGGTGGTGCTTCCGTCGACCACGTCACCTTTGACGGCGTCACAGTGGCTGATATTCTCGACCCGGTCTACATCCCTGAAGACGTCGTTTACTCCTTCTTTCCCTTGAACAGTGCTTTAAACTACGAAGGAGTTTCGAAGCCATTGCTGGCAGCTCAAGTAACGGAGTTAGTTGACGCAGTTTTCATCGCTCTCTCCGCTAACCATTCCGTTGCGGATGGCACTGTCTTCTGGCTTTTCTTTAACACATGGTCTCGAATTTCTCGCGACAACGGCGTCGTTTTAGACCCTCCCCATCTCGTTTTCGATCGTGACCAGTTCTTTGAAGGTGTCAGCGGTACTGATCTTCCACTTCGAATACCCTTCAACCCAGATGATATAGAAACTCCTAGTTCAACACCAATAACATTGAAGCAAAGAATGCTTCATTTTTCGAAAGAAAGCATAGCCAAACTCAAAGCAAAAGCCAACGCTGAGATAGTCGACTTGCCCACCATGGCCAACGTTAACATATCATCTCTTCAAGCGGTCATGGCTCACCTTTGGGTATCCATAACCCGAAACCGACGTCATCTCAAACCCGAACAGAATGTATACTACATCGTCATAGTGGGTCTCAGGCAAAGAACAGATCCGCCTTTAGCGGAAGCGTATTTTGGTAATGCCGTGTTGATTGGGACAGTGGAGACCACAGCAGAGAAGCTGCTTGAGAAAAATGGATTGGGCTGGGCCGCGTTGCAGATAAATACCATGGTTGCTTCGCAGACATCAGAAAAGGCCAGAGAGTACTTGAAGGATTGGGCCGAAAGCCCAAAAGAAGTAAAAATCCAGAAAGAGTCTGGGGTTCAACTAGGGACTGGTAGTTCACCACGGTTCGATGTTTATGGCAATGACTTCGGCTGGGGAAGACCACTGACAGTGAGAAGTGGTCCAGGGAACAAGTTTGATGGGAAGTTGACTGTTTTTCCTGGGGCTACTGAACAAGGAAGCATTGACTTTGAGGTCTGTCTTCGGTCGGAGACACTTGAATCCATGGCCTACGATGAAGAGTTCTTAGAGACTCTAACTATATga